The nucleotide window ATCAAAAATTGAACAAAAATACATTTTTATTgttcttttattttttattgaGGTTCATGTCCACTACTCCCTCTGTACCAAAATACTTGTAGTTGGGGaaactagtgcaagttccctcaactaCAAGTATTTCGGTAGAGAGTGAGTACATTATTTCATGTTGTGAATTTCCCTGGTTTATGCatactatttttatttttacAGTCCTTTGAAGAGTAGAATTTGTTTTCTAGTGGATGAATAAGAAATTGGTTATTTTATACTTTTTTGAGCGAAGGTTACTATACTTGTATTACACGCAGGGGCCTGTGAGAGCAAAATGGGCCAGTCTACAGAAATATATGCATGATGGACCGCTTGCCAATTGACCGCTCAAAAAACCGGTACCGTCAAGGACAGGAAAAAAAGACTCCACCGGTCCCaccccctcgccgccgccgccgccgccgccggcggcggcgcgaAGTCAGCTTGCTCCTCCCAGCGGTTCGAATCGCCGTCTTCGCTGGCCACAGTTCGCACGAACCAGCCCCCCCTTGTCGTCGGCGACTGCCCCAGCTCCTCCCCCGGCCGATTAATCCCCTCTGGTCGCCCTCCGCCGGTTAGTGCTCTTCCTTTCGCCCTTGCTTGCGTGACTCGGAATTCCTGCAGAAACAAGTCCGAATCTTTGTCGAGTGCCTTCTTGGGCTCGGATTTGCTTCTCCTACCGGAATTTGAAGCGGTTGGTGATCTATCTGTATATAAGTATAGCCAGGAGCCAGCCTTTCCTCTGCAGAAATTTGCGTCCAGCTTACTGATTTTTTTTATCAGTTTGGCCGAAGCTCCTCAAGATATCTGCAGAGACACTCTGCGAAATTTGTCAGTTTGGCCGAAGCTGAAGATATCCAATGGAGTCATGTAGTGTTGCCAGGATAATGAGCTTAGGGAAGCTTGCTATACACCGGACGTATTTGTGCACCCTAATCTTCAGAACTTTGCCAAAGATGCTAGGCTTCACTCCCAGTTTGCTGAAGAGATTCTGCAAAGCTGAACATGTTGAGCTACAACTGACCAAGAAGACTACACTGGGCACATTGCCGGAGCTGCCTCCGGACATTTTGATGGGTATCTTTGCCACCCTTGAGATCCCTGACCTCGTGCGTGCCGGCTCTGTCTGCTCATCCTGGCGCTCCGCATACACAAGCCTACGGAGCCTTGGGCAGTACAAACTCCAGCAGACGCCATGTCTCCTCTACACCTCCAAATCCACCAGTGAGAGTGTTGCATGCCTCTACAGCCTCGCAGAGAAGCGATTGTACAAGTTAACCCTCCCGGAGCCGCCTATCCGCACTAGGTGTTTGATCGGGTCCTCACATGGCTGGCTGATAACTGCTGATGAGAGATCTGAGATGCACCTCGTCAATCCGGTCACAGGTGAACAGATTGCTCTCCCTTCAGTGATCACCATTGAGCAGGTGAGGCCCATCTTTGATGAGCATGGTGCTGTCCACAAGTATGAACTCTCATGGCACACTGGAATGCACGATGGTTATAACTTGCCGTCAATCTTTGATCTTGACAACCTGCGGCACGAACTCCACTATAAGGCGTATGTGTTCTCCGATGCATCCACGGAAAGCTTCATTGTGGTGCTCATCCACAATCCAATGCGTCAGCTCTCTTATGCAAGGGTAGGGGATGACAAGTGGACCTGGCTGCCACCTCATGATGTCTATGACGACTGCACTTACAAGAATGGCCTATTGTATGCAGTGACTTCAACTGGAGAAATTCATACTTTTGATCTTAGTGGGCCTGTCGCCAGTATGAAGATAATTATGGGGGCATCTGAGAATGTTTCAGCTGGCAGTGCGTACATTGTTCAAGCTCCCTGGGGTGATCTGCTGCTTATTTGGAGAATCTTTGGGGATTATGATTTAGAACCTGAACCTGGGGCATCTGTGTTTTGGCAAACAGGCAGAATTAATATGTATGAAGTTGACATGGTGGCAAGTAAACTTAAGGAAATCAATTCGTTGCGTGCCCATGTGTTATTTCTTGGGCATAATCAATCTCTTTGTCTCAATGCTGAAGAATATCCAGCTCTCAAGGCAAATCATGTCTACTTTACTGATGATAGTTTTTTCTGGACAACGGGATTGAAGAAT belongs to Triticum urartu cultivar G1812 chromosome 7, Tu2.1, whole genome shotgun sequence and includes:
- the LOC125518112 gene encoding F-box only protein 7-like; this translates as MESCSVARIMSLGKLAIHRTYLCTLIFRTLPKMLGFTPSLLKRFCKAEHVELQLTKKTTLGTLPELPPDILMGIFATLEIPDLVRAGSVCSSWRSAYTSLRSLGQYKLQQTPCLLYTSKSTSESVACLYSLAEKRLYKLTLPEPPIRTRCLIGSSHGWLITADERSEMHLVNPVTGEQIALPSVITIEQVRPIFDEHGAVHKYELSWHTGMHDGYNLPSIFDLDNLRHELHYKAYVFSDASTESFIVVLIHNPMRQLSYARVGDDKWTWLPPHDVYDDCTYKNGLLYAVTSTGEIHTFDLSGPVASMKIIMGASENVSAGSAYIVQAPWGDLLLIWRIFGDYDLEPEPGASVFWQTGRINMYEVDMVASKLKEINSLRAHVLFLGHNQSLCLNAEEYPALKANHVYFTDDSFFWTTGLKNNHRDMGVLNLDDNSREEIISPHLCSNFPAPMWITADLRKMNLASVGVA